The genomic region GCTCCGACTTTCCGGCAGGAATATCCAGTTTTCGTTTTAATCGCAGGCTTTCGGGGATTTCAGTAATCAGTTCCTCGAAAGAAGCCACCCCGATCTTGTCAAGCATCTCCCGGCGTTCTTTTTCGGAGCTCGAAACGTATGACATTTAACTTTCAACCATTTCCTTGTAAGCACCCGCGTCCATCAGTTCATCCAGTTCACTCTGATCGGAAAGCTTGACCTTGATCATCCAGCCGTCGCCATAGGGAGAACTGTTGACCAGCGCGGCATCATCTTCCAGCTTCTCGTTAATCTCGACCACTTCGCCCGAGATTGGAACATACAATTCACTAACAGCCTTGACAGCTTCAATTGTTCCAAAAGCCTCGTTTTTCTTGAAGCTCTCGCCGGATTCGG from Candidatus Zixiibacteriota bacterium harbors:
- the gcvH gene encoding glycine cleavage system protein GcvH; amino-acid sequence: MDFPQELKYSKEHEWIKVEGDTVTIGITDYAQNELGDVVFVELPESGESFKKNEAFGTIEAVKAVSELYVPISGEVVEINEKLEDDAALVNSSPYGDGWMIKVKLSDQSELDELMDAGAYKEMVES